From the Polyangiaceae bacterium genome, the window CTCACGCGCGACGGCCTCCGTGTGCTGCTGCCACTCGCGAGTCTGACCGGCGTGCAGCTTCGAGCGCTGCTTGCGGTAGGTCTCGAGTAGTTCACGCAGCTTCGGCATGTCAGCCAGGGAGGGCCGATCTGCCTCTTGGAGCGTGTCCGCGATGTCCTTCTCCAGTCCGTTGAGCACGTGCTCGGCGACTGGCAGGTACGAGAGGAGCTCGCACCAGTGTTCGATCTCCGCGTTCTCCACGTCTTGAGCTGCGTTGAGCTCCTCGTCGGGACCCATCACCTGGTGGGTCGCCATGTCGCGGAAGTAGCGCGAGAGCATCGAGTCGCCCGAAGCATCGGGGTCCTTCGCAGGACGCGTCGCGCCTTCCTTGATGGGAGCAGGGGACTCCGAGGCGCGGGCGGCGGCGGTCAACCGCACGCTGGTGCGCTCGTCAGAGTTATCGTCGTCGTAGAGCTGGCTTGCTGCCTGATTCTCGGTCATGGTTCTCTCGGTGCGGTGCGGGCCGGGGCCAGAAAGTTCGTGGGGAGAAGAAACGGAGCCTTCGGGGGGCAACGATTTTTGGGTTGCCCGCATTCCCTCGTAGTGATCCACGGGCAACTCGGCTCCCTTGTTCGCCGCGGGCGGGCGTTTCTCGGCTGAGCTTTGGGGTTGAGCAGCCGCTGGGGTGGAGCTCGAGGTGGTCTTGCCCTCGGGGGAGGTCTTAGCAAGCTTCGTGCCTCGGACTCCTTGGCCGGCGGCGCCTCTAACTCGAGGTGCACGCGCGGGGCGAGTTTTCGCCGCAGGAGATGAGCGCTTGCTGGTCATAGACGTTGGTTTGGGGGATGGAATTCGAGTGGTTTTGAGTCTCGGATTGAGCTAGGGGCGGTTCTTCGACGGGGCCGGACCCTGATCTTTCGATCGGACTCCTCCCCGAGTTCTGTAGGGTCGAGCCGACGGTTCAGCCAGTCACGGACCCCTGAGGGCAGTTGCAAGTTCGCGATTTGCAATTTCAGATTCGATGACGATCGGGGATTTGAGGCGCGCAAGTGCGCGAGATCTCGCTGAGCTCACCGCAGCAGATGTCCGAATCGAGGCAGCTGACCGATCTGGCCAGTCGGCGCCGATTTCGGTCACCTCTGCGAGGTTTTCCGTCCCTTCCAGCTTGTACGGCTGCGCCCTCGATGAGTTGCGAAGGCCTGGTCTTTTTGGCTTCAGAACCGTGGCTTCAGCGCTCGGTGTGGGGATTGGCCACGCAGGGTTGGCGCTTTCAGCGGGGTGGGTGGCGCGGTCGCTGGTGAATCCCGTGACACCCTATGAGTTGGGGCTCTCCACTGTGTGTCTCATCGGACTACTGGCAAGTCTGCTAAAGGCGATCGCTCAGGCGGGGCTGGCTGGGGCGCAGGTTCAGCTGAGCGCTGCAGTGGGAAATCGCGTGAGGCTGGAAGTCGCCCGGGGTCTCTTGGCACAGGGCGGCTCAGCCACCGCGCAGGAGCTACTCGCCCGCATCGCCGTGCGGATTCGCGAAGTGGAGCACGGGACCGAGGGCTGGCTGGTGCTGCATCGCGCCGTTGCGCAGCTGCTCCCGTTGGTCGCCGCTCTGATCCTGCTGTCACCCTCCATGGCAATTGCTGCTGTGGGTGTTCTCGCACCCTTCGGCGTATGGGTGGCTCGCGCCCGTAAGCGATGGAAACGCAGCGCCCACGAGGCGCAGATCCACAGCGAGCGCCTCCACGCCAACGTGGACGAACTGGTTGGCAACTTGGACCTGTTTCGCACTTTCGGTGCAGGGGATCAGGTGCTCCAGGCCATGGAGCGAGCAGGGGTTCGCGCTGGCGCGGAAGCTGCTCGCGTCGAGGCCGTTCGAGCGGGGTTGTCTGGGGCGAACGAGGTGCTGGGCGCTCTTGCGGTGCTGGGCGCCGTGATGCTCGCACAGCGATTCGGCTTAGGTCTTGGGGACGGCGCGCTGCTGGCGTTTGCGGCGGTGTTCTTCATGGCCTACCGGCCCCTTCGCGACCTTGGCGATGGGCGTGGTGCGCTGCTCAAGGGACAGGCGGCGCTCGAGTCGCTGGGCGGGCTGGTTGGACCAGGCGTGCTTTCCGGAGCTGCGTTTTCGTGGGGAAACGAGGAGCTGGTGTGCCGGGGATTCGGCCACGCGGAGCGTGGGCCGCGGATCGGACTCCGCTTGGGCTATGGGGAGCTCTGCTGGCTACGTGGAGAGAACGGCAGCGGAAAGACCACCTTGCTCCGCTGCTTGTTGGGGCTCGAGCCTGCGGCTGGGGAGATCGCGTATGGCGGTCGTCCGTTGGCGGAGGCTCTAGTCGGGCCCGGGAGCCGACCTTTCGCTTGGGTGCCCCAGGACGCTCCGATGGTTACGGGATCGCTGCTCGACAATGTGCGGTTGATGGGGGCCGGCGTTGCGCAGGCGAACGGCGCGCTCGAGCTCCTCGGAGCGGAGTGGTTGGTGCAGCGCTTGGGGGACGCCAAGCTGGGGCCCGGGGGACGCAACGTTTCCGGGGGGGAACGCCGTCTGATCGCTCTGGCGCGTGCGGTAGCGACGGATCAGCCGGTGCTGCTCTTGGACGAGCCGCTGGTTGGTGTGGATGCTGAGGGGCGGGAACGAATAACGTCTGCGCTGGCGCGCGTACGGGGCGCGCGGAGCCTGATCGTGGTCAGCCACGAGGCGCTGCCAGCGGACCTCGTTGACCACGAGATGCACCTCTCCCCCCAATCCCCAAAGAGCGGCGGCGACCAAGACGAGACCTACGGCGGGCGCGACTCACGCGCCGAGAGCTAAAACTGCGCGAGGAAGCGCGGGTCGTTCTCGAACAACACGCGGATGTCAGGGATGCCGTAGCGCAGCATCGCGACGCGCTCCACGCCGAGACCAAAGGCAAAACCGGTGAAGCGCTCGGAGTCGATGTTGCAGTGCTCGAGCACGGCAGGGTGCACCATCCCGCAGCCCAGCACCTCGAGCCAACGCGTGCCTTTGCACACACGGCAGTCGCCCTTGGTCGTTTCCGTGCAGAAAACGCACTCGACATCCAGCTCAGCGCCGGGCTCGACGAAGGGGAAGTAACTCGGGCGGAAACGCACCAGCACGTGTTCGCCGTACATGCGCTGAGCAAAGGCCGTGAGCACGCCCTTGAGGTGCGCGAAGCTCACGTTCTCGTCCACCAGGAAGCCTTCGATTTGGTGGAACATCGGCGAGTGGGTGACGTCGTCGTCGCGCCGGAACACCGCGCCGCCGCTCACCACCGCCATCGGCGGCTCGTGGCGGCTCATCTCGCGCACCTGCACGTTCGAGGTGTGAGTGCGCAGCAGCACCCGCGCGTCGGCGGGAGCGCCGTCGACCTTCACCCAGAAGCTGTCCTGCATGTCCGTCGCCGGGTGATCCGGCGGGAAGGCGAGCTTCGTGAAGTTGTTGCTCTCGAGCTCGACTTGCGGCCCCCAAGCGACGCTGAACCCCAGGTCGCGGAAGGTGTCGAGGATCTCGTCGCGAACCTGCGTCAGCGGGTGCAAGTGGCCGCGAGGCGCCGGCGAGCGGCCGGGCATGCTGAGGTCGAAGGGCGTCGCTTCTAGATCTGCCTTGCGGGCGGCAGCGGCGAGCTCGGTCAGCCGTGCTTCGAAGCTCTGCTCGACCTCTTGCTTGGTCGCGTTGACGGCCTCGCCGATCTCGCGACGCTTGTCTGCCGGCACTTTCCCCATCAGCTTCAAGAGCTGGGTGAGCCGGCCATTTTTGCCCAGTAGCTGCGCACGCGCGGCGCGCAGATCTTGTTCTGACTGGGCGGCAGCAAATTGCGCGCGGAAATCTTCACCGAACGCGCTGAGGCCGCTCTCGATCTCAGCTGTCGGATCCATTCGCCGCGCGCTTCGGAGCTTCAGTTGGCCTGAGCAGCGAGCTCGGTCAGAGCCTTGAATGCGGTGGGATCGTTGACCGCCATGTCGGCGAGCACCTTACGATCCAGCTCCACACCGGCCTTCTTCAGCGCGCCCATCAGACGGGAGTAGCTGGTGCCGTGCTCATGGCACGCGGCGTTGATGCGGACGATCCAAAGCCGACGGAAATCGCGCTTACGCAGCTTGCGGCCGACGTAGGCGTACTGCCAGCTCTTCCACAGCACGCGGAGCGCCTGACGGAAGCGATTCTTGCGACCTCCCCAAAAGCCCTTGGTTTGCTTCAGCACGCGCTTGTGCCGACGACGGGGGCTGGGGCCTCTCTTTACGCGGGGCATTCTCTGACTCCTCTACGATCAGCCGTAGGGCAAAAGCAGTTTGACGCGCTTCTCCATGGCCGGCGCGACCATGTCGTTGTCACGCAGGCGGCGCTTCCGCTTGCGGGACTTGCCAATCATGTTGTGCTGCAGGCCCATCTTCGGGCGGCGGACGCGGCCGGAGCCGGTGAGCTTGAAGCGCTTGGCTGCAGCGCGGTTGGTCTTCATCTTGGGCATGGTCGACTCCAGCGGGGCGCGCTCTAGCGCGCTTACCGCGCACCCACCAGGAAAGATTGCTTTCTGGAGGGCTGCGAAACTCAGGCTCACGCGAAGGGCGTGAGACACAACACAAGGCGAGGCCTCGTGGGGCCGGGCGTTATGACGGATGCTGCGAGGCTAGTCAAGCTGCGTGATGCAGGGCCAGCGGGGTGGCTGTTACTTCCATCGCAGCGGCGTTGAACCTCCCCCCCAAAACCACTGAACTACTGAGCATCGGGGTAACACATCAAGTAGCGCTCGACGCGCAGGGCGGCCCCGCCCGAGCGGCGTTGAATCCAGGCGACGGCGACTTTGTCTTCACCGCTGACGGCGATCTTGGCGCTGTCCGGCGGACCCTCTTCGTCAACGATGGGGATGTTGGTCGACGCGAGCACCTCTGGGTTTGGCTTGCCCGCATCGATGCGCAAGCGGCTGAGAGTGAGGTCGAGCTCCGCTGGGGAGGTGCTGAGGTTAGGAATCGCGCCCAAGATGTTGAGCACGCTCGGCTCGATCTCCCGCTGAATCACCGCGAAGTCCGGGTTGCGAACGCCAGGGCTGCCGGAGCGACCGTCACTGCCGCAGGTCGAGGCTAGGCAGCCACCAGCCCCGCAGGCGAGGGTCGTGATGTCCGAGACGGCGTTGTTGCCCTGCGCTCGGCTCCACCACGTGTACCAGTAGTTACCGAGTACCCGCACGGAACCGGCGCCAGTCACTGGGAGCGACTTGTCGGTGATGCACGACGGAACGATGACGGGCGTGCCGTCTTCAATTTGGGTGCGGACTTCGTTGTCGGTGACGACGAGCATGCCCGGGTGGCCGTTGCCGTCGTCGAGGGGAGCCAGACGCTGACCCGTCGCCGCTGCCATCGAGTAGGAGCGCATGCTGTCGTCGAGCGGGAAAAACAGCGCGGTCAACCGCGTGAGCCAGCCGACGTTCACCGTGTTCCCCGTCTGCCACAAGATCGGGTTGCGAGTTAGATCCGGGACGGCGAACTTGCTGAGCGTGGTGCTCAGCTGCCCGGCGCCGTCGGTGATCAGCTCAAGGTTCTCGTCGAGAGCCAAGATCCACACGTCGGCGTCTTGGTTGGCCTGCTGGCGGGCGGCGAGGGTGATGTAGATGTTGGTGGTCAGGTTCTCCACCAGCGCGAGCAACCCGGCGCCGCTGGCAGGTTCGAAGCCTGCTAGCGGTGTGCCCTGTCGCAGCGTGCTGAAACGTGCGCCTTCCTGGAATGTCGTCGCGTCGCCACTGCGGCCAAAGGTCCATAGCGTGAGGTCGTCTTTTCCACCCTCCCGTGCGAAGCGAGACAGGTAGAACTTACCACCCGCGCTCACCAGGTTGATGTTGTGCACCTCGTCGAGCGGCTGGGTAACGCTCATTCCGTCCGGAACCATCTCCTGGGGTTCAAAGACGCAAGTGGGCGCTTCACCGCTGGTGTCGCAGCTGTCTTTGGTGCACGGGTTCTTGTCGTCACATACGCCGCAGGCGGTACCGCCGCCTACGCCCGCAGTGCCGCCACTTCCGCCGCTCGAAGTGCCACCACTCCCACCGGCAGCTTGCTCGTTGCCGTCTTGCAGCCCGTCGAAGTCCAGGACGAAGGAGCAGGCGCCGAGCGCGAGCGCTGAGACCAGCAAGGCAAGCTGTGAAGTACGTCGGCCGAGCATCAAAACCTCCAGCGCGCGTCGAAGGCGCCGCCCGCGGTGCTCGCGCCGACGAATACCTGCGGAAACGCCGAAGGCTTTGCCGGGACACGCGACGCGGATTGCGGGCTTGAGGAAGAGGTGAACAGCAGCGTGAGGCCGACGCCGATCCCCACCACGGCGACGCCGGTCAGGATGGTACTGGTCAGCGCCATGTTGCGACCTGTGGAGAGCTGGTCGTCGGTGCAGGTTGGGCTGCAGTCGGACTTCGCCGTGTCGTACTCGCTCTGTGCGAGCAGCCCAGTTACCACCGCGCCACCAGCTGAGAGTCCTCCTAGGCCAATCAGGATCCATGCGGGCACGTTCGGCCCCGCGTCTGTGGTTCCGTCGTCTTGGACCGGAACCTTGGAAGTCTTGGGTTCAGGCTTTGGCGCTGGCGGTGGGGGCTTCGCGGCAGCTTTCGGCTCACGCTCTGGCTGCGGCTTGGGTGCTGGCTCCACGCCTTCGCCCGCATCCACGCGTTTTTGCAGGTTCGCTTTGCGCAGCTCGACGGTCTCTCGCAGCTCTCCCTCGGGTGCGAGCTCGAGGTAGCGATCCAACGCACCAATCGCTTGCTTCAAGCGCCCCATGCGTTCGTAGACCGTCGCGATATTGATCTGAATCTCCGGACGTTTCGACAGCTCGTACGCTTTGTCGAACGCCTCCAGCGCGTTCTCGTAGTCGCTCTCTTCCAAGTAAGCCGCGCCGCTCTCGAAGTGTCGTCGTGCTAGCTCGTCGGGAGACGCTTGGCCGAAGGCGGGCACGCTGACCGCGAGGAGGGCGCTACACACCAATGTCGTGAGCCAGCGTTCGCGCCGCCCCCGGGACACACCTCTCATCCCACGATCTATATCACGCCTATTCGCGTTCTTCGTTGCGCCATCCAGAGCGCGCCAAAGCCCCAGCAGAGCGCTGTTTTCGCGGCTCGGTTCCGAGCGGGTTGGGGCCGGGGAGGGTGTTGAAGAGCTGAGGTTCTGGCTACGCGTCCGCTGGTCCACTGCCCGGCTGTGACGCAAGGGTCGTGCCGTAACCAAGTCCTGGAAGCGCTATTGGCGAAGCGGGTGGGGCGAGTGTGCGACGGCGTGTGCCTTTCGGGTCCTGAACACGGCCATTTCGGCGCTGCCTGGTTTGGGGGGGAGGTCCGCCAGCGCAGACGCCCAAACAATCTTGGGACGACGCGTTACCGAAGGGCTCGTCTGTGGTAGTCGACCCACCCGACATGCCTCGCCGCGAAGACATTCGGAAGATCCTCCTGATCGGGTCCGGCCCGATCGTCATCGGCCAAGCCTGCGAGTTCGACTACTCGGGGACCCAAGGCGCCAAGGCGCTGAAGGAGATTGGCTACGACGTCGTGTTGGTGAACTCCAACCCAGCGACGATCATGACCGACCCGGAGCTGGTGCGTCGAACGTACATCGAGCCGCTCACGGTGGATGCGCTGACGGCCATCATCAAGCGCGAGCGACCGGATGCGTTGCTCCCGACGCTGGGTGGACAAACCGCGCTGAATCTCGCGTTGGACCTGAACGAGGCGGGGGTCTTATCGAAGTACGGCGTCAAACTCATCGGCGCCAACGTGGACGCCATTCGCAAGGCCGAGGACCGCATGCTCTTCAAGGAGTGCATGGCGGCGGCCGGGCTAGAGTGTGCCCGCAGCGGCTACGCGCGTTCCCTCGCGGAAGCAAAAGAGATCTCCAAAGAGATCGGCTTCCCGATCATCCTTCGCCCGAGCTTCACCATGGGCGGAGCAGGCGGTGCGGTGGTCGAGGACCCTGCGGAGTTCGACCAGAAGGTCAGCTGGGCTCTTGAGCAGTCGCCCACCCACGAGGTGCTGGTCGAAGAGAGCATCCTCGGTTGGAAGGAGTACGAGCTGGAGGTCATTCGTGACCGCGCAGACAACTTCATCGTCGTGTGCTCCATCGAGAATATCGACCCCATGGGCGTGCACACCGGTGACTCCGTCACCGTAGCGCCAGCGATGACGTTGACGGATCGCGAGTACCAGCGCCTACGCGACCAAGCGCGCGCGGTGATGCACGAGATCGGGGTCGAAACCGGAGGCTCCAACGTTCAGTTCGCGATCAACCCCGCCGATGGGCGCGTGATCGTGATCGAGATGAACCCCCGTGTCTCGCGCTCGAGCGCGCTGGCCTCCAAGGCCACTGGCTACCCAATCGCGAAGATCGCCGCCAAACTCGCGGTGGGATTCACCCTGGACGAGCTGGAGAACGACATCACCGGCACCAGCGCCGCCTTCGAGCCCACCATCGACTACGTGGTGGTCAAGTGGCCGCGCTTCGACTTCAAGAAGTTCCCCGGTACCGACACGCGTCTAGGCACGCAAATGAAGAGCGTCGGCGAGGCGATGAGCATCGGGCGTACCTTCGCCGAGGCGGTGCAGAAGGCCGCGCGTTCGCTGGAGACGGGGCGCTCCGGTCTGGTCAGCTTGACCGACGCGGTGGATTACCGCCTGGAAAAGCCTGCACCGCATAAGGGCCGCGACTTGAAGCACGAGGCGCCGCCAGAGGTGAAGCCGCGTCCGACGTTGCCACCTCCGTCTCAAGACGAGCTGCGGCGTTCTGTGAGTGAGCTGATTCGCGTGCCCACCGCCGACCGTCTGTTCCACGTGGTCGATGCGATGCGCCTCGGGATGACCGCCGAAGAGGTCAACGAAGCCTGCGCCATCGACCCTTGGTTTTTGCGCCAGTTCGAGCGCATCGTGGAGCAGGAGCGTCGCATCAAGGAGGCGCCCGAGCTCACGCGCGAGCTGCTTTTTGACAGCAAGCGCCTCGGCTTCAGTGACGCTCAGATCGCCGAGCAACGCGAAATGAGTGAGAGCGACGTGCGGGCTGCGCGCGAGCGCTTCGACGTGTTCGCTACCTACGGGCGTGTAGACACCTGCGCTGCTGAGTTCGTCGCTCGCACGCCGTACCTCTACTCGACCTATGAGACCGAGTCGGAGGCTGAGGTCACGACCCGACAGAAGGTGATCATTCTTGGAGGCGGTCCGAACCGCATCGGACAAGGCATCGAGTTCGACTACTGCTGTTGCCACGCGGTCTTTGCGCTGCGTGAGCTCGGCTACGAGACGGTGATGGTCAACTGTAACCCAGAGACCGTCAGCACCGACTACGACACGTCAGATCGCCTGTACTTCGAGCCCCTGACTCTGGAAGACGTGTTGGCCATTTGCCGCGAGGAAGCGTCCTCCGGTGAGCTGCTCGGAGTCATCGTGCAGTTCGGCGGACAGACCCCGCTGAAGCTCTCGGTGCCCCTCGAGGCGAACGGTATCCGCCTGCTGGGCACCAGCGCGGATGCGATCGATCGCGCTGAAGACCGTGAGCGCTTCGACGAGCTCTTGAACAAGCTTGGGCTGAAGCGCCCAGAGGCAGGTATCGCCAAGAGCGTCGATGAGGCGGTCGAGGTGGCGAAGCGTATCGGGTTCCCGGTGTTGGTGCGCCCGAGCTACGTGCTTGGCGGCCGGGCGATGATGATCTGTTGGTCTGAAGAGGACCTGCTGCCCTACGCGGAGCTCGCGATGGAGGCCGCGCGCGAAGCCGGCACTCAGACGTTGCTGATTGACAAGTTCTTGAAGAACGCCATCGAGGTGGACGTCGACACCGTTGCCGACGGGAAACGCGCGGTGGTCGGTGGTGTCATGCAGCACATCGAAGAAGCCGGCGTGCATAGCGGCGACTCTTCATGCGTGCTCCCGCCGCACACTCTCCCCCCCAAAATCGTAGAGCGCATCGAACAGCAAGCCAAGGCGCTGGCCCTGGAGCTCGGCGTGGTGGGGCTGATGAACACGCAGTTCGCGGTCAAAGACGGTGACATCTACGTGATCGAGGTCAACCCACGCGCGTCTCGTACGATTCCCTTCGTGTCCAAGGCGACAGGGCGCCCCCTCGCGAAGATCGCTGCAAAGCTGATGGTGGGACGCACGCTGGATGAACTTGGGATCGACGACGCATTCCTACCCACGCATATGTCGGTGAAGGAGTCGGTGTTCCCCTTCCACAAGTTCCCCGGTGTCGACACGGTGCTCGGGCCTGAGATGCGGTCCACTGGCGAAGTGATGGGGATTGCCACCAACACGGCCTTGGCGTTCGGTAAGTCGCTGGTCGCCTCCGGCTTCAAGATGCCCTCCACCGGGCGCGCGTTCATCAGCGTTCAGGACGAAGACAAGGACGACGCGGTGGGCGTAGCGCGGCGGCTGAGGAACCTCGGGTTCCGCTTGGTTGCCACGCGCGGCACCGCGGAGGCGCTGCTCGCAGCGCATATCCCCTGCGAGGTCGTGAACAAGGTGCAGATGGGGTCGCCTCATGTGGTGGACGCCATCGCTGAGGGCACCATTCAGCTCGTGGTCAACACCACTCAAGGCCTGAAGTCGATCCGCGACAGCTACGCGATTCGCCGCAACGCGCTGCTCGCCAACATCCCGTACTTCACGACGATGGCGGCAGCGGTGGGAGCCACCGCGGCGCTCGAGGCACACGAGCTGAACAAGGGCCAAACGGTTCAGGTTCGCAGCCTCCAAGAGTGGCACCGTCGAAGCCTGGACTCGGTACAGCTTTAAGTCGCACGTTCGCGACCCTTCAGGCCGACTGGCCAATTGATGTTGAACTCTGGCTCCCAGCGAACCGCCGGTTGCTGTGTGTGCCGCTCACACATCGTCATTCCGTAAGGATATTATTCGGTTTCGCTTGGCGAGGGCGAGCGACGTGGCCCTGTGTGCCGCGCGAGGCGTGAAATGACCACAGCATCGCCGGGTTTCAGCCGTGCCTACGCGCCGAGGCCGGTGCATATGCTTCAGGCTTAAAGCTTTCTCGGGTGGTGATTTCGAGAAGTCCTAACGAAGCGCACACCCGCGGGGATCTGAACCAATTCGCGCCCGGGAGGCGCGAACAAGTAACAGTTGGATCGCTGCCACCAAACAGTAGTTAGGCAGACGAATGGCCCAATAAAGCCCTTGCGAAAGCGAAGTTCTAGCCGTTGAAGGAAAGCAAGTACGGCCCTTATCCCGAGCGGGGATCTCGACCGTAGGCCACTCCAGCCTTGTTGGGTTCCGAAGCAGCAGCGGCCGTGATGAGCATCGATCAACTTGTGGATATCAGGCTCGATACCGAGCTGGCCGCTCTCGCCGCTAGCAGGATAATCGACATCTAGGCAGACCAGTTTCATCGACGGTGACGAGGGTGTCGCGTAGGCTATGAGTAGGGTGTCCCACAAGCTGGCGAGCATCGAGCTGGAACGGGCCGAGGGGAGTTCGCGCTACGCGTACTACCTGCGGTCCAAGAACCAGGAGTTCCGACTTCAACTCGGGGAGTGCTTCATTGGGCGCAACCCGGCTTGTCAGATCGTGCTCGTGGATCCTCGCGCGTCTCGTAACCACGCGGTGCTGCGAATCACCGAGCGCGCGGTGGTGCTCCAGGATCTCGATAGCGCGAACGGTGTCTACCTGAACGAAGAACGCGTTGAGAGACCGGAGAAGCTGCGTCACGGCGACCGCATCGTGATCGGAACTCAAGAGTTCATCTTCGCGGTCGAGGACACATCACCGGACTCCGCGTCTATTTCCGTGGAGGAAATCAGCGGCATCGTTACACCGCCCGAAGCGCCGGCGATGTCGTCGACGGTGGATGGCGATCCACTCGACTACCTCGGCCGGCTAGCGGACAAGATGCTCGCGCTGGGGCGCGTCGAAGCTGCCGAACGAGTGCTTGGCGCCCACCTGCGAGAAATCGAGAGCCTGGCTCGCAGCGGGGCGCCGGTGGTCAACACGGACTTGTTGCTCGCAGCGAAGTACGCGCTCCGCCTGTCTGGGGCAGCGTGTGCGCCCGAGTGGGCGAACTACACCATCCGGCTCTACGCCCTCGCACGTCGTCCCATGCCGGCACAAGTCAGTGGGGAGCTAGCGGCGCTTCTGCGTCGTGTTCCCAACATCGATCGGCAATTGATGGTGCGTTATCAGGAGTTTCTGGCGGCTCACATCCACCAGATGGCTCCAGCGGACCGGGAATTGTGCCATCAGGTGTTGGCATTGCCCCAGCCGCTGTAAGCTTGAAGCGTGAGCGCACTGCCGCGCAGTAGTTCGACTTTGGACCGGCTCTCGCCTGGTACTCGGCTCGGTCGCTACCTCCTGGGGGAGCGGCTCGGCGTGGGGGGAGCCGCGACCGTCTATCTTGCGCGCCTACAGGGGCCGCTCTCGTGGCAGCGCATGC encodes:
- the carB gene encoding carbamoyl-phosphate synthase large subunit, which translates into the protein MPRREDIRKILLIGSGPIVIGQACEFDYSGTQGAKALKEIGYDVVLVNSNPATIMTDPELVRRTYIEPLTVDALTAIIKRERPDALLPTLGGQTALNLALDLNEAGVLSKYGVKLIGANVDAIRKAEDRMLFKECMAAAGLECARSGYARSLAEAKEISKEIGFPIILRPSFTMGGAGGAVVEDPAEFDQKVSWALEQSPTHEVLVEESILGWKEYELEVIRDRADNFIVVCSIENIDPMGVHTGDSVTVAPAMTLTDREYQRLRDQARAVMHEIGVETGGSNVQFAINPADGRVIVIEMNPRVSRSSALASKATGYPIAKIAAKLAVGFTLDELENDITGTSAAFEPTIDYVVVKWPRFDFKKFPGTDTRLGTQMKSVGEAMSIGRTFAEAVQKAARSLETGRSGLVSLTDAVDYRLEKPAPHKGRDLKHEAPPEVKPRPTLPPPSQDELRRSVSELIRVPTADRLFHVVDAMRLGMTAEEVNEACAIDPWFLRQFERIVEQERRIKEAPELTRELLFDSKRLGFSDAQIAEQREMSESDVRAARERFDVFATYGRVDTCAAEFVARTPYLYSTYETESEAEVTTRQKVIILGGGPNRIGQGIEFDYCCCHAVFALRELGYETVMVNCNPETVSTDYDTSDRLYFEPLTLEDVLAICREEASSGELLGVIVQFGGQTPLKLSVPLEANGIRLLGTSADAIDRAEDRERFDELLNKLGLKRPEAGIAKSVDEAVEVAKRIGFPVLVRPSYVLGGRAMMICWSEEDLLPYAELAMEAAREAGTQTLLIDKFLKNAIEVDVDTVADGKRAVVGGVMQHIEEAGVHSGDSSCVLPPHTLPPKIVERIEQQAKALALELGVVGLMNTQFAVKDGDIYVIEVNPRASRTIPFVSKATGRPLAKIAAKLMVGRTLDELGIDDAFLPTHMSVKESVFPFHKFPGVDTVLGPEMRSTGEVMGIATNTALAFGKSLVASGFKMPSTGRAFISVQDEDKDDAVGVARRLRNLGFRLVATRGTAEALLAAHIPCEVVNKVQMGSPHVVDAIAEGTIQLVVNTTQGLKSIRDSYAIRRNALLANIPYFTTMAAAVGATAALEAHELNKGQTVQVRSLQEWHRRSLDSVQL
- the rpmI gene encoding 50S ribosomal protein L35, encoding MPKMKTNRAAAKRFKLTGSGRVRRPKMGLQHNMIGKSRKRKRRLRDNDMVAPAMEKRVKLLLPYG
- a CDS encoding ABC transporter ATP-binding protein, whose protein sequence is MASALGVGIGHAGLALSAGWVARSLVNPVTPYELGLSTVCLIGLLASLLKAIAQAGLAGAQVQLSAAVGNRVRLEVARGLLAQGGSATAQELLARIAVRIREVEHGTEGWLVLHRAVAQLLPLVAALILLSPSMAIAAVGVLAPFGVWVARARKRWKRSAHEAQIHSERLHANVDELVGNLDLFRTFGAGDQVLQAMERAGVRAGAEAARVEAVRAGLSGANEVLGALAVLGAVMLAQRFGLGLGDGALLAFAAVFFMAYRPLRDLGDGRGALLKGQAALESLGGLVGPGVLSGAAFSWGNEELVCRGFGHAERGPRIGLRLGYGELCWLRGENGSGKTTLLRCLLGLEPAAGEIAYGGRPLAEALVGPGSRPFAWVPQDAPMVTGSLLDNVRLMGAGVAQANGALELLGAEWLVQRLGDAKLGPGGRNVSGGERRLIALARAVATDQPVLLLDEPLVGVDAEGRERITSALARVRGARSLIVVSHEALPADLVDHEMHLSPQSPKSGGDQDETYGGRDSRAES
- a CDS encoding tetratricopeptide repeat protein, whose product is MRGVSRGRRERWLTTLVCSALLAVSVPAFGQASPDELARRHFESGAAYLEESDYENALEAFDKAYELSKRPEIQINIATVYERMGRLKQAIGALDRYLELAPEGELRETVELRKANLQKRVDAGEGVEPAPKPQPEREPKAAAKPPPPAPKPEPKTSKVPVQDDGTTDAGPNVPAWILIGLGGLSAGGAVVTGLLAQSEYDTAKSDCSPTCTDDQLSTGRNMALTSTILTGVAVVGIGVGLTLLFTSSSSPQSASRVPAKPSAFPQVFVGASTAGGAFDARWRF
- a CDS encoding FHA domain-containing protein codes for the protein MSHKLASIELERAEGSSRYAYYLRSKNQEFRLQLGECFIGRNPACQIVLVDPRASRNHAVLRITERAVVLQDLDSANGVYLNEERVERPEKLRHGDRIVIGTQEFIFAVEDTSPDSASISVEEISGIVTPPEAPAMSSTVDGDPLDYLGRLADKMLALGRVEAAERVLGAHLREIESLARSGAPVVNTDLLLAAKYALRLSGAACAPEWANYTIRLYALARRPMPAQVSGELAALLRRVPNIDRQLMVRYQEFLAAHIHQMAPADRELCHQVLALPQPL
- the pheS gene encoding phenylalanine--tRNA ligase subunit alpha: MDPTAEIESGLSAFGEDFRAQFAAAQSEQDLRAARAQLLGKNGRLTQLLKLMGKVPADKRREIGEAVNATKQEVEQSFEARLTELAAAARKADLEATPFDLSMPGRSPAPRGHLHPLTQVRDEILDTFRDLGFSVAWGPQVELESNNFTKLAFPPDHPATDMQDSFWVKVDGAPADARVLLRTHTSNVQVREMSRHEPPMAVVSGGAVFRRDDDVTHSPMFHQIEGFLVDENVSFAHLKGVLTAFAQRMYGEHVLVRFRPSYFPFVEPGAELDVECVFCTETTKGDCRVCKGTRWLEVLGCGMVHPAVLEHCNIDSERFTGFAFGLGVERVAMLRYGIPDIRVLFENDPRFLAQF
- the rplT gene encoding 50S ribosomal protein L20; translation: MPRVKRGPSPRRRHKRVLKQTKGFWGGRKNRFRQALRVLWKSWQYAYVGRKLRKRDFRRLWIVRINAACHEHGTSYSRLMGALKKAGVELDRKVLADMAVNDPTAFKALTELAAQAN